The nucleotide sequence TAATTACCACAAACATACTAGCCACCGTCTTATTCTTCGGCACTTTCTTTAAGATATGCATGCAGAAGGTTCACATGGTCCGAAAGGAAAAAACTGTATGGGTAATAAAGTTGCACAAGCCAAACTTTGTCTTAAAGGTTTTGTGGATCCATTGGAGGAGAAGACCGCCAAAAGCATGCTAATTATCATTagagaaaagaagagatttagttatcatttaatgaattattttATCTCTTATTGGGCTTTGATCATCATATAAACATTTGATGTATTATGCCCAACCAAAGACAACCTTGCAGTCTTATATTCCAGAGTTGAGCCTTGATTGCATTGCACGGTGACAAGATGACAAGAGAAAGGTTTTAAGGCAAGAGCGACAAGATGAAATATATTAATTACCACAAACGTACTAGCCACCGTCTTATTCTTCGGCACTTTCTTAAGACGTGCATGCACGTCTTCCTTAATACATCACAAGTTTTGCCTCGCATATATCTTACTACATACTATAATAGAATCACAACTAAACAAGTCGATCCAGTTGACAGTGGCGAAGTGAGGCTTGTATCAAAGGATTCCCATTCTGCTATCAACGGGAAGAAATGGCGACGCTGCGCAAGACCACGGTCTCCACTGTGAGGCCGGGACCGAACCCGTAGAGCACCCCCCACTCCAACCCCTCGCCGGTGGTCGCCTTCCCGTCCTCGGCCGACCGCTTCCTCATCTCGTCGAGGATGAACAGCACGCAGGCGCTGGACATGTTCCCGTACTCGGTCATCACCTGCCTCGTCGCCTTCAGCTTTGCCCTCTCCAGCCCCAGCCTGGCCTCCATCGCGTCGAGGATCGCGGGTCCGCCGGGGTGCGCGATCCAGAAGATGGAGTTCCAGTCGCTGATCCCCAGAGGCTCGAAGGCCTCCACGAGATTCTGCTCGATGTTCTTGGCAATGATCCTGGGCACGTCCCTGAGCAGATGGAAGGTGAGGCCGACCTCCTTGAGGTGGCCCTCGATGGCGCCGTCGGAGTCGGGGAGGAGGGTCTGGCTGGCCGAGATGAGCTGAAAGAGGGGTCGCTCCGTGGCGGGGTCGGGGTCAGCTCCGATGATGACGGCGGCGGCGCCGTCGCCGAACAGGGCCTGTCCGACGAGGTTGTCGAGGTGAGTTTCCGCCGCCCCGCGGAAGGTGACGGTGGTGAGCTCGGAGCAGACCACGAGCACCCGGGCGCCGCGGTTGTTCTCTGCTATGTCCTTGGCGAGGCGGAGCACCGTGCCGCCGGCGAAGCAGCCATGCTGGGACAACGTGAAGCGGTTGATGGaaaggttgagtccgaggagcttgACAAGCTGGTAGTCGTGGCCGGGCAAGTCGAAACTGACGGTGGTGCAGAAGACCAGGTGGGTGATCCTGGACTTGGGGTGCCCCCACTCTTCGATGGCCTTTACTGCCGCCTGCATGGCCAGCTTCGGCACCTCCACGGCCATGATGTCCCGCCGGACGTCCAGTGACGGTGCCATGTACGCGCCGATGTTAGGGTACGCTTTCAGGATCTCCTCGTTGAGGAACATGTAACGTTTACGGATCATTGTCTTGTCACCTGAACCATCACGAAGTACGAGCATCACAACCAAGACTCTATCTTTCTTATTAGCGACGAGTACAGTTAGTAGATCTCTGTCTGTCACTAGTAATAACGCCATGCAACAAAGCAACTACCAAAGAAACGGTAGAGAGTATGTACAAGTCACTCACACATTCTCTTAAACTTCTGTTTGAGCTCAGGGAGGTGGTTGCTCCTGGTGATGCGGAAGTAGTAGTCAGGGTACTCGGCCTGGTACACGACGTTGGCCGGGTTGGCGGTGCCGATGGCAAGTACCGTCGCTGGCCCCTCTGCCCTCTGCGATCGCCGGATCTCCTCCACTTTGGCCATGACTCCTGCttttctctcttcctatcctcACAAACAACTACCACAAGCCGAGCACTTCAGCTTGCTTTGGATGTGGTGGAGATGGATGGAATGGAGCTTGAAGATTTATAGTAGATGATAGGTGGGAGGGACCGGCTATACGTGAAGCCACGAGGGGTTTGGTGAGTGCGTCGGCATCTTCCTTGTTGCATCAGCTGGAAACCTGGAGATGCGGCAGCCCAATGTGATGGAAACCTAGACGTTATGCTATGTGTTTCATTTAGAAGTGT is from Musa acuminata AAA Group cultivar baxijiao chromosome BXJ1-6, Cavendish_Baxijiao_AAA, whole genome shotgun sequence and encodes:
- the LOC103987271 gene encoding chalcone synthase 2, with product MAKVEEIRRSQRAEGPATVLAIGTANPANVVYQAEYPDYYFRITRSNHLPELKQKFKRMCDKTMIRKRYMFLNEEILKAYPNIGAYMAPSLDVRRDIMAVEVPKLAMQAAVKAIEEWGHPKSRITHLVFCTTVSFDLPGHDYQLVKLLGLNLSINRFTLSQHGCFAGGTVLRLAKDIAENNRGARVLVVCSELTTVTFRGAAETHLDNLVGQALFGDGAAAVIIGADPDPATERPLFQLISASQTLLPDSDGAIEGHLKEVGLTFHLLRDVPRIIAKNIEQNLVEAFEPLGISDWNSIFWIAHPGGPAILDAMEARLGLERAKLKATRQVMTEYGNMSSACVLFILDEMRKRSAEDGKATTGEGLEWGVLYGFGPGLTVETVVLRSVAISSR